Proteins from one Acidobacteriota bacterium genomic window:
- a CDS encoding DinB family protein — translation MQRECKRIADQLKRSYQGEAWHGPSLTAVLEGVTAEQAAARPLADAHSIWELVLHITAWQREARRGLLGGSIDPSDEEDWPAVEENGQKAWAKALRDLGDENRSLRETVAALQDEDLESQVGNRAYSVYFLLHGVVQHNLYHAGQIILLKKALSG, via the coding sequence ATGCAGCGAGAATGCAAACGCATCGCCGATCAGTTGAAACGCTCTTATCAAGGGGAGGCCTGGCACGGCCCCTCGCTGACCGCGGTGCTGGAAGGCGTCACGGCTGAGCAGGCCGCGGCGCGCCCCTTGGCCGACGCCCACAGCATCTGGGAACTGGTTCTGCACATCACCGCCTGGCAGCGCGAAGCCCGCAGAGGACTGCTGGGCGGCAGCATCGATCCATCCGACGAAGAGGACTGGCCCGCAGTAGAGGAAAACGGACAGAAAGCCTGGGCAAAGGCGCTGCGCGACCTGGGCGACGAGAATCGGAGCCTGCGCGAGACGGTGGCGGCCCTGCAGGACGAAGACCTGGAAAGCCAGGTCGGCAACCGCGCTTATTCCGTTTACTTCCTGCTCCACGGAGTCGTGCAGCACAACCTCTATCACGCCGGCCAGATCATACTGCTCAAGAAGGCCCTCAGCGGCTGA